gtcagtttgttatatctggagtacttctcctgtcctattcagtgtcctgtgtgaatttaagtgtgctctctctaattctttctctctctcggaggacctgagccctaggaccatgcttcaggactacctggcatggtgactccttgctgtccccagtccaactggccgtgctgctgctccagtttcaactgttctgcctttttattggaccatgctggtcatttatgaacatttgaacatcttggccatgttctgttataatctccacccggcacagccagaagaggactggccaccccacatagcctggttcctctctaggtttcttcctaggttttggcctttctagggagtttttcctagccaccatgcttctacacctgcattgcttgctgtttggggttttaggctgggtttctgtacagcacgttgatatcagctgatgtacaaagggctatataaatacatttgatttgatactaggcagttagcctagtggttagagtgttgggccagtaaccgaaaggttgctagatcaaatgcctgagctgacaaggtaaaaatatgttgttttgcccctgaacaaggcagttaacccactgttctccagtaggctgtcattgtaaatacaattttgtgcttaactgactcgcctagtaaaaaaaaaggtTTTGAATGTAAAAAAAGGTTTCAGGTGAGATTGAATTACTTTAGATCTCCTTTTTAAAAACCATGTGCCTTTCTTTCACGTTCATCACACTGTGACCCACACTTAAATTCACCGACCTTTGGGCTGGCTCGTAATGAGCCCTGGCGTGCAAAGCAGGTCCTCGAGAAATGGGAGTGATATTTCCAGGAGATATATCCTGGAGATATGGCGCCATCTGCAGTTCATATAGCCCAGCTACAGTTGTATCACTAAACCAGAAGATGGTGCTGAAAATACAACTGACAAGATAGAGACCAAATGGTTTCAGAGCCAATAGTACCAAGTTTAATGGTAGTTTGGATAATCAGGAATAAAATAATTTTAGAAAACAAGCAGCTGTACACACAGAAATTAACCTCACAGACAATAAATACAATCAATCAGCATAGCTTCCCACAGTAGGCGACGGGGAAATTCGACATGGCTATACAACTagatagaacagagagaaagagaactagCTACAATTCTGAATAGGCCTACGTGTACCTGATCACTACAAAACCAGGAAGGGTATCTTGAGACAAAAGCTAAATGCAGTACACTCAAAGGTTTGACCACAGAATAGTCTAAAAGCATCTATTTAAAAAGACTTAGCTGACTACGGTTTTACTTTCACTTTAATAGACAGTAAGTGACAAACACAACTGAAAAGTATGAGGTTTGAAAGCATGatccaaataaataaaaacagcccACTATGTTGCAAAGCTCTACAGTATATTAAGCCCAGACAGATGTAATGATAGTGGTTTGGTCATCTTATTTTGTTTTAGAAATACTCAACGGAAGTTTTTAATATTTGACCACCAAAACAAACAGGGCATATTATCTAAACTAAAAAGTCTGGAaatagaaggggggggggggatcctgCAGTTGGTCTGGTTTAAAGGTCAACATCCCTGCTGGGTTGCCCATCCATCTCCATCGCATTTAGCTATAGCAAATCATTCTCTGTGCAATTATACCAATATTAGAAAGGCTGAGAGGATAGAACCAAAGCACCATACCTCCAGCGAACCCTTAAAGCAAGCCACTCACCCTCGCTGGATAATGTGTGGCATTTAAACTACACTAGAAGAATCTAGAACCGaaacacctcaaaacaccacAAACAGTGAAATCAAATGTGAAATCAATAGGATTATGATGGAGaatctggtatattacagtcatGTGATGAAGCATTTACTGCAGTTTCGAATGGGTCTCTTGGGGTTGTTGTTGTCGTTTTTGTAACTTCTCAGTATCGAAATGAAGAATGTAAAACCTTGTTTTACAGTGTTTTGCTTGCTGCTTACGAGGTCCAGCGCCACCAGGCCACCTTCATCCGGTCCCAGACTGCACCTATAGAGTCAAAAGCAGGGCGCACGTCCAGGATGGAGAACTCATAGGTGTCCTTGTTGATCTCTCCGTCGTAGTAGTCGATCACGTAGCGGACTTCCTTCCCACAGCGGTCCACGATCCAGTCATGACGGTCAAACGGCAATTCATATCTGTAGAAACACATTTACGTAAATACATTATACTGTGAAAGGAACTGTGTAAGCATATCAAGCCACTTTTAAATGAGCATATCATGTTAAGGCTTCAATTCAGAATGTACTCTGTACAAATAACTTCTTGCACAAACattttaaagtaaaaaataaaataaaaactctcaCCCCATCCAGTGACGCATTCGAGCCCTTGGGGAGAACTCCTTCGCTTTGCCACCAAACCGTTTCAGGGATGGACCGCATGGACATTCCCTAAAAAGTAACATGTCAGTGGGGAACAGGTCCATTTTTTACATTTCTTTCccccatttaaaaaaacaaacattttgtaaCAAAGTAAAAGAGGTGCTTCTGGATCTGGGGGCCAGACAGGTAATTGATGTGTCAGTCTGGAAAGCCTCTAAAATGATGTAATCCATGATTAGCTTAAGTATTAACTATGACCAACTATGAATAACTAAATCCATGATTAACTAAATACTTGATATAGTGGCTCTGAAACTGTTTGGTATTTTTTCTACTCACCCAGCATGGAGGGCCTCCCACTTAAGAATCTCCTGCCATGCTTGCTCGTTGTTGGTGTTGTGGATCTTTATGATGTTGGACATGTCCTGCTGACCCAGCTCATCTTCCTTCCAGCGCCACCTGGTGATGAAGAGGTTAACACGGCTGGTGAGAAATGGAACCTTTCTGCtgttttaaagctgcaatatgtaactttgtGGGTGACCCAactaaattcacatagaaatatgagTTTTAGATCTGTcactctcattgaaagcaagtctaagaagcagtataTCTGTCCTATGTGCGCCATTTCTTTGTTTCCCACTCTCAGGTTTAGTTTTTGCGCCTCAtgctttcggttttgtacaccagcttcaaaaagCTGAAAATACAACCATTTAGGTTATGGAATGGATacttcacagcagtttagatggtaaaatgattctctacactatacaaactgaaattaggcgaactattagaattttagcaaccaggaagtGAAATGGCGAATTtttgcatagtgcatctttaaaggACAGAAGTGCTGAGTGATTAACTTAAATTGCagttatttttcagtttttaaacTCATAATTTcttttctgtgagctcaatgcgcacaaagcagtttctctagagataaatcagaccagtctgaactgtgcgatgtagtagggagttgtagtttccaacaggccaatattagACATAATTGTCACATTTTATGCATTAAACtaactaaaaaatatatatattttaccttcatttaactaggcaagtcagttaagaacaaattcttattttcaatgacagcctaggaacaatgggttaactgcctgttcaggggcagaacgacagatttgtaccttgtcaactctgggatttgaacttgcaacctttcggttactagtccaatgacCATAATACACTGCGCATCTACTTGTCTGGTCtgtttcttttacgcctgctatGGAAGAGAGAAGCATGTGCAATGGTGAGGTGATATAGAGAGCAGCTGTTTCTTCGCAAggcatctctacctgaaaatacaaaATCTAAGTGATTTATAGTTGGttttcagcagtcataaaagtatgccttatttaagTTGAACtacaaaatagtgattttgtcagacagcagctctatagagaggagatgatgacttggaattgAATAACAGTCAAATGTAAgatacacaacaactgaaatatttatttaagtaaagtaatgtgaataaatggttaataaaagtatgccttataagcagtaatgggcagtcactaccatcatgtgACTTTTAAAAATGGTTTTATTCtatgttacagtattcaacccacaATGCATTTAATGTTAAAAAATAACCGAAACCTGTGATAATTTGTATTAGGTCGAACCAAAACGACTGCAAAAAGCCCTAAATGCTCAGCACTAAAGGACAGTGCAGTACAGCGTTGTCTCCTGCTTCTGGAAAGCAGTGTTACGTATAACGAGTATTTGCATGTCTACTAAATAAGACAAAATAAAAAGTCAGCCCAAAACACCTCACAATTACAATGTGTTCGCAGAGAGAGTCAAGACACAGCACTTCAATAGCCCAGCCTATATTTTACAGCTTACTATTCCACCATTTTCAGGAAACAAGATCTGCTCAATTGTAGCCTTTGTAAAACTACATTTTTGTAGCAAAAGTTAGGGTATCCTTACCCCTTTCTGAGCATGGCGTTCCAGAACATCTGTTCCGAGGGGTAGACCCAGTTCTTGCCTGTTCCAGCCCGCGGGATCTTAGACTCCTCTCGGTTCACTGGTAGAAGGAAGGGCTGGTCTGGGGCAGGGACCTGGTTGGGTGGGGGCATCTGGACAGAACAGGATGATAATAACATTAGCCAACATGTTTAACCTTGGTCTATTCATCAACTTTTATAAAGTCACTTTTCCATTCACTACTCTAGTTGAGCACCTATCAACCAACCAAATCAGCTGAAATCACAGTGAGAGAAAAACATAAACATATGATCTACAGCAGCCATACTGCCCCAGAACGGGGTGACTGCAGGTCCCGACCAAAAAATGTAAATCAACTCAGTCGGGCTTTCAACTTACTGCTGGTGAGAGTTGTAATAGTAGCATGCAGAATGTGCAATTTCCAAATTTGGTAGTAAAATGGCAGTTTTCCTCTTAGAGAGCTACACTTCAAAAGTATGTAGACaacacttcaaattagtggatttggctatttcatccACACCCGGTGCTGACAGGTAGAGAATGGCctatactgaagagctcagtgagttTCAacatggcacagtcataggataccatttttccaacaagtcagttcgtcaaatttctgccctggtcaactaactgtaagtgctgttactgcgaagtggaaacgtctaggagcaacaacggctcagccgcgaagtggtatgccacacaagctcacaaaacggggccgccaagtgctgaagtgcgtagtgcataaaaatggtctgtcctcagttgcaacactcactaccgagttccaaactgccccgggaaacaacgtcagcacaacaactTCGTCGGGATAgtcaatgggtttccatggccgagcagacacacacacaagcctaagatcaccacacACAATGCAATTTGTTGGCTGGTGttgtgtaaagcttgccaccattggcctctggagcagtgtaaacgcattctctggagttatgaatcacacttcaccatctggcagtccaaaagacaaatctgggtttagtgaatgccagaagaacgctaccAGCGCAAAAGCACGGCGTtaattgtaaagtttggtggaggaggaataatggtctgtggctgtttttcatggttcggtcta
The window above is part of the Oncorhynchus masou masou isolate Uvic2021 chromosome 30, UVic_Omas_1.1, whole genome shotgun sequence genome. Proteins encoded here:
- the LOC135522684 gene encoding holocytochrome c-type synthase isoform X2, which encodes MGATMSSPAPPTVKAESMMASPPPAFVGGVAPPQGCPMHQAQEPVKVAPPSECPMHQATAAAPTEEKLAAAAGPVHQDRAYEFVACPMKAAAAGQGQTDIDPTNMMPPPNQVPAPDQPFLLPVNREESKIPRAGTGKNWVYPSEQMFWNAMLRKGWRWKEDELGQQDMSNIIKIHNTNNEQAWQEILKWEALHAGECPCGPSLKRFGGKAKEFSPRARMRHWMGYELPFDRHDWIVDRCGKEVRYVIDYYDGEINKDTYEFSILDVRPAFDSIGAVWDRMKVAWWRWTS
- the LOC135522684 gene encoding holocytochrome c-type synthase isoform X1, with protein sequence MGATMSSPAPPTVKAESMMASPPPAFVGGVAPPQGCPMHQAQEPVKAVAPPSECPMHQATAAAPTEEKLAAAAGPVHQDRAYEFVACPMKAAAAGQGQTDIDPTNMMPPPNQVPAPDQPFLLPVNREESKIPRAGTGKNWVYPSEQMFWNAMLRKGWRWKEDELGQQDMSNIIKIHNTNNEQAWQEILKWEALHAGECPCGPSLKRFGGKAKEFSPRARMRHWMGYELPFDRHDWIVDRCGKEVRYVIDYYDGEINKDTYEFSILDVRPAFDSIGAVWDRMKVAWWRWTS